In a single window of the Coffea eugenioides isolate CCC68of chromosome 3, Ceug_1.0, whole genome shotgun sequence genome:
- the LOC113766962 gene encoding inhibitor of trypsin and hageman factor-like, with the protein MATECKGKSSWPELLGVDGDYAKAVIEKENPLVTARIVPEGSSVIQDFRCDRVWVWVNKNNIVTEVPHIG; encoded by the exons atggcAACAGAATGCAAAG GTAAGAGTTCATGGCCTGAACTCCTTGGAGTGGATGGTGATTATGCAAAAGCAGTAATTGAGAAAGAAAACCCTCTGGTTACTGCTAGGATTGTCCCTGAAGGATCATCTGTGATCCAAGATTTTCGATGTGACAGGGTTTGGGTTTGGGTTAACAAGAACAACATTGTCACTGAAGTACCTCATATTGGTTAA